One part of the Segnochrobactrum spirostomi genome encodes these proteins:
- a CDS encoding bifunctional acetate--CoA ligase family protein/GNAT family N-acetyltransferase — MTIRNLDALLRPRRIALIGPSALPPGVAGKLAEKIAHGAFAGRAVTVDLPPEDSGGLPAVPFENLAGVDLVVALGDTMGLPQLVRRVCPLGVRAVVVMPPAPPVYEAAVRAATLVASRSHRLRLLGPGSRGLALPALGLDVSLAAHPVPPGDLAVVSRSGSILNATIALAVRRGGIGFSAAVSLGEKMDVDVSDLLDWFAADLRTRAILVHLEAVSSPRKFLSAARAAARSKPVIMLRSGESRARRRTGITYSARLAHADAVYEAALMRAGCLTVRDLDEMFDAAESVSRLRSVPGGRLAVVANGRSLAALATDRYDLLGGNLAVLGDPTRAALAACAESDANPVVLPDEADGAAFGAAISAVLADPHVDGLLAVAAPSIMTGPDEIAGAVATAADAQGRTFGRKPVLAAIAGLDTATRDRLGTARVLVRDAPGEAARSFFNVVRYAEAQQHMTETPPSLPSDFTTDPERARAAIAAELAEGRGWLSPDGIGHLLSAYGIPHVHSVLASDADGAVRAARPILAAGGRVVLKVEAPSLPSKDAAGGVRLALASEETVLAAATEMLAQSKGPAVDGLLVQPLIERRHAVPLLAGIADDPVFGPSVVIGRGGTAVEVIADAAVELVPLDRALARRLVGRTRVARRLGTGSGSGGGTVGASPDDVALLLVRLSQMAVDLPAVRDVDLNPVLADADGLIALGARVRIAPAGPRAGRLGHPRLAIRPYPGEWERRLSLKDGEVVLARPVRPDDEPAYRRFVESITAEDLRLRFFAPVKEFSHAFLARLTQLDYARAMAFAAIDAATGEILGVVHLHADPDHRSAEYGVLVRSELKGHGIGWALMRLMIDYAKADGLDFIEGEVLRENRTMLAMCESLGFEIHASADDPAIAAVKLPLDRAPG; from the coding sequence ATGACGATCCGCAATCTCGATGCCCTGCTGCGGCCCCGCCGGATCGCCCTCATCGGGCCGTCCGCCCTGCCGCCGGGCGTCGCCGGCAAGCTCGCCGAGAAGATCGCTCACGGCGCCTTCGCCGGCCGCGCGGTCACGGTCGACCTGCCCCCCGAGGACTCCGGCGGTCTGCCCGCCGTCCCCTTCGAAAACCTCGCCGGCGTCGATCTCGTCGTTGCACTGGGCGACACCATGGGCCTGCCGCAACTCGTGCGCCGGGTCTGCCCTCTCGGCGTGCGCGCGGTCGTGGTGATGCCGCCGGCGCCGCCCGTCTACGAGGCGGCCGTGCGCGCCGCGACGCTGGTCGCCTCGCGCAGCCACCGCCTGCGCCTGCTCGGCCCCGGCAGCCGCGGGCTCGCGCTGCCCGCGCTCGGGCTCGACGTCTCGCTCGCCGCCCATCCCGTGCCGCCGGGCGACCTCGCGGTGGTGTCCCGCTCCGGCTCGATTCTCAACGCCACCATCGCGCTCGCGGTGCGCCGCGGCGGCATCGGCTTCTCGGCCGCCGTCTCGCTCGGCGAAAAGATGGACGTCGACGTCAGCGACCTGCTCGACTGGTTCGCCGCGGACCTGCGCACCCGCGCCATTCTGGTCCACCTCGAAGCGGTGTCGTCGCCGCGCAAATTCCTCTCCGCCGCCCGCGCCGCGGCGCGCTCGAAGCCCGTCATCATGCTGCGCTCGGGCGAGAGCCGGGCGCGGCGGCGCACCGGGATCACCTATTCGGCGCGCCTCGCCCATGCGGACGCCGTCTACGAGGCCGCCTTGATGCGCGCCGGCTGCCTCACCGTGCGCGATCTCGACGAGATGTTCGACGCCGCCGAGAGCGTCAGCCGGCTGCGCTCGGTGCCCGGCGGCCGGCTCGCTGTGGTCGCCAACGGCCGCAGCCTCGCCGCGCTCGCGACGGACCGCTACGACCTCCTCGGCGGCAATCTCGCGGTGCTCGGCGATCCGACGCGGGCGGCGCTCGCCGCCTGCGCCGAGAGCGATGCGAACCCCGTCGTGCTGCCGGACGAGGCGGACGGCGCGGCGTTCGGCGCGGCGATCTCCGCCGTGCTCGCCGACCCGCACGTCGACGGCCTGCTTGCCGTCGCGGCGCCCTCGATCATGACCGGCCCCGACGAGATCGCCGGGGCGGTCGCCACGGCCGCCGACGCCCAGGGCCGCACGTTCGGCCGCAAGCCGGTGCTCGCGGCGATCGCCGGCCTCGACACCGCGACCCGCGATCGGCTCGGCACCGCCCGCGTGCTCGTCCGCGATGCGCCCGGCGAGGCGGCCCGGAGCTTCTTCAACGTGGTGCGCTACGCCGAGGCGCAGCAGCACATGACGGAGACGCCGCCGAGCCTGCCGTCGGACTTCACCACCGACCCCGAGCGCGCCCGCGCGGCGATCGCGGCGGAGCTCGCGGAAGGACGCGGCTGGTTGTCGCCCGACGGCATCGGCCATCTCCTCTCGGCCTACGGCATTCCCCACGTCCATTCCGTGCTGGCGTCCGATGCCGACGGCGCGGTGAGGGCGGCGCGGCCGATCCTCGCCGCGGGTGGCCGCGTGGTGCTCAAGGTCGAGGCGCCGTCGCTCCCCTCCAAGGATGCCGCCGGCGGCGTGCGCCTCGCGCTCGCGAGCGAGGAGACGGTGCTCGCCGCCGCTACGGAGATGCTCGCCCAATCGAAGGGCCCGGCGGTGGACGGGCTCCTGGTTCAGCCCCTCATCGAGCGGCGGCATGCGGTGCCGCTCCTCGCCGGCATCGCCGACGATCCGGTGTTCGGCCCCTCGGTGGTGATCGGCCGCGGGGGAACGGCGGTCGAGGTGATCGCCGACGCCGCGGTGGAACTCGTCCCGCTCGACCGCGCCTTGGCCCGCCGTCTCGTTGGGCGCACGAGGGTGGCGCGACGGCTCGGCACCGGAAGCGGTTCCGGGGGTGGCACGGTCGGCGCGAGCCCGGACGACGTCGCCCTCCTCCTCGTGCGGCTGTCGCAGATGGCGGTCGACCTGCCGGCGGTGCGCGACGTCGATCTCAATCCGGTGCTCGCCGACGCCGACGGCCTGATTGCGCTCGGCGCCCGGGTGCGCATCGCTCCGGCGGGACCGCGCGCCGGTCGCCTCGGCCATCCGCGGCTCGCCATCCGCCCCTATCCCGGCGAATGGGAGCGCCGTCTGTCGCTCAAGGACGGCGAAGTGGTGCTGGCCCGGCCGGTCCGCCCCGACGATGAGCCGGCTTATCGCCGCTTCGTCGAATCCATCACGGCGGAAGACCTGCGGCTGCGCTTCTTCGCACCGGTCAAGGAATTCAGCCACGCCTTCCTCGCCCGCCTGACCCAGCTCGATTATGCCCGGGCGATGGCCTTCGCGGCGATCGACGCGGCGACCGGGGAGATTCTCGGCGTCGTCCACCTCCATGCCGATCCCGACCATCGCTCGGCGGAATACGGCGTGCTGGTGCGCTCGGAGCTCAAGGGCCACGGCATCGGTTGGGCGCTGATGCGGCTGATGATCGATTATGCCAAGGCGGACGGGCTCGATTTCATCGAGGGCGAGGTGCTGCGCGAGAACCGCACCATGCTCGCGATGTGCGAGAGCCTGGGCTTCGAGATCCACGCCTCCGCGGACGATCCCGCGATCGCCGCCGTGAAGCTGCCGCTCGACCGCGCGCCGGGCTGA
- a CDS encoding universal stress protein has product MQIKDILTIVDLEGARNAVRVALELGERCGAHVTGLAPVSDYIAPAYVGGPIPVELVEDARIDAEDRARDALAAFDGLSTGLRVRTEGATFSLIEGEGSGLVAHGRLTDLAIVGQDDPAALEPSREAVIETLMMEAGAPVLIVPRHFDKGFHLKRVVIAWDGGLPAARAVRAALPVLTFAEEIHVAVIDGERYLPGDPGSDIALHLARHGFEVVVQRLSRGDRSIPATVLDHVSTCGADLVVMGAYAHSPLREFILGGPTRGMMKAMTVPVLMAH; this is encoded by the coding sequence ATGCAGATCAAGGACATCCTGACCATCGTCGATCTCGAGGGCGCCCGAAACGCGGTGCGCGTCGCGCTCGAACTCGGGGAGCGCTGCGGTGCCCATGTGACCGGGCTCGCGCCGGTCAGCGACTACATCGCCCCCGCTTATGTCGGTGGCCCGATCCCCGTCGAACTCGTCGAAGATGCCCGCATCGACGCCGAGGACCGGGCGCGGGATGCCCTCGCCGCCTTCGACGGGCTCTCGACCGGTCTGCGTGTGCGCACCGAGGGTGCCACCTTCTCGCTGATCGAGGGCGAAGGGTCGGGGCTGGTCGCCCACGGCCGCCTCACCGACCTCGCCATCGTCGGCCAGGACGATCCGGCGGCCTTGGAGCCGTCGCGCGAGGCCGTCATCGAGACCTTGATGATGGAAGCCGGCGCGCCGGTCCTCATCGTGCCGCGCCACTTCGACAAGGGCTTCCACCTGAAGCGGGTGGTGATCGCTTGGGACGGTGGCCTGCCCGCCGCCCGCGCGGTGCGCGCCGCCCTGCCGGTGCTCACCTTCGCCGAGGAAATCCACGTCGCGGTGATCGACGGCGAGCGCTATCTGCCGGGCGATCCCGGCTCCGACATCGCGCTCCACCTCGCCCGCCACGGTTTCGAGGTGGTGGTGCAGCGCCTCAGCCGCGGCGACCGCTCGATCCCCGCAACAGTTCTCGATCATGTGTCGACGTGCGGCGCCGATCTCGTCGTGATGGGCGCCTATGCTCACAGTCCGCTGCGCGAGTTCATCCTCGGTGGACCGACCCGTGGCATGATGAAGGCGATGACCGTTCCGGTCCTCATGGCGCACTGA
- the xseA gene encoding exodeoxyribonuclease VII large subunit: MSDFDDAFTPVPDEAPRPNIGEYTVSEIAFSVKRTIEDAFGHVRVRGEISGYRGPHSSGHAYFSLKDDKSRIEAVIWRGQFQRLRFRPEEGMEVVAVGRLTTFPGGSKYQIVIDSLEPAGVGALMALLEKRRRELAAEGLFDEGRKRPLPFLPTVIGVVTSPTGAVIRDILHRLADRFPVHVLVWPVRVQGDTSAREVEAAIRGFNALAPGGPIPRPDLLIVARGGGSLEDLWSFNEEIVVRAAAASEIPLISAVGHETDWTLIDHAADRRAPTPTGAAEMAVPVRADLIAAVDSGARRLAAALARYLDGRRTQLRASARALPQPRDLVAPARQRLDLASARLAHALAAAGHQHRARYERAAARLSLRSLIRALEDKRTRLDGAGRRTEAALERAVGRKRADFEALARRLSPERLARGQEDGRRRLEVAAGRLGRAFAETTRRRRHGLDLAAKLFDGLNYRSVLRRGYAIVRDGADQPLHSAAAISPGMRLAIEFADGRIAATAGDGAPLPPEPTAPAAPRKPRGPARSGSGQGDLF; encoded by the coding sequence TTGAGCGATTTCGACGACGCGTTCACACCCGTTCCCGACGAGGCGCCCCGCCCGAACATCGGCGAATACACCGTCTCCGAAATCGCCTTCTCGGTGAAGCGGACGATCGAGGACGCCTTCGGCCACGTCCGGGTGCGCGGCGAGATCTCCGGCTATCGCGGGCCGCATTCCTCCGGCCACGCCTATTTCTCGCTCAAGGACGACAAGTCGCGCATCGAGGCGGTGATCTGGCGCGGCCAGTTCCAGCGCCTCCGCTTCCGCCCCGAGGAGGGCATGGAGGTGGTCGCGGTCGGCCGCCTGACGACGTTCCCGGGCGGTTCCAAATACCAGATCGTCATCGACAGCCTGGAGCCGGCAGGCGTCGGCGCCCTGATGGCACTCCTGGAAAAGCGCCGCCGCGAGCTCGCCGCCGAAGGCCTGTTCGACGAGGGGCGCAAGCGGCCGCTGCCCTTTCTGCCGACGGTGATCGGCGTCGTCACCTCGCCGACCGGCGCGGTGATCCGCGACATCCTGCACCGCCTCGCCGACCGTTTCCCCGTTCACGTCCTGGTCTGGCCCGTGCGCGTCCAAGGCGACACTTCGGCCCGTGAGGTCGAGGCGGCGATCCGCGGCTTCAATGCGCTCGCCCCGGGCGGACCGATTCCGCGGCCGGACCTCCTCATCGTCGCGCGCGGCGGCGGCTCGCTCGAAGATCTCTGGAGCTTCAACGAGGAGATCGTGGTGCGGGCCGCGGCGGCGTCCGAGATCCCGCTGATCTCCGCCGTCGGCCACGAGACCGACTGGACGCTGATCGACCACGCCGCCGACCGCCGCGCGCCGACCCCGACGGGCGCCGCCGAAATGGCCGTGCCGGTGCGGGCGGACCTCATCGCGGCCGTCGATTCGGGCGCACGCCGCCTCGCCGCCGCCCTCGCGCGCTATCTCGACGGCCGGCGCACCCAATTGCGCGCCTCGGCCCGCGCGCTGCCGCAGCCGCGCGATCTCGTCGCCCCGGCCCGCCAGCGGCTCGACCTCGCCTCGGCGCGCCTCGCCCATGCGCTGGCCGCCGCCGGCCACCAGCACCGCGCCCGCTACGAGCGCGCCGCCGCCCGCCTGTCGCTGCGCAGCCTCATCCGCGCCCTCGAAGACAAGCGCACCCGGCTCGACGGCGCGGGGCGCCGCACCGAGGCGGCGCTCGAGCGGGCGGTCGGCCGCAAGCGGGCGGATTTCGAGGCGCTCGCCCGCCGCCTGTCGCCGGAACGCCTCGCCCGCGGCCAAGAGGACGGCCGGCGCCGGCTCGAGGTTGCCGCCGGACGCCTCGGCCGCGCCTTCGCCGAGACGACGCGCCGCCGTCGCCACGGCCTCGACCTCGCCGCCAAATTGTTCGACGGCCTCAATTATCGCAGCGTGCTCCGGCGCGGTTACGCGATCGTCCGCGACGGGGCCGATCAGCCGCTCCACAGCGCCGCAGCGATCAGCCCCGGGATGCGGCTCGCGATCGAGTTCGCTGACGGTCGCATCGCCGCGACGGCGGGCGACGGTGCCCCGCTGCCGCCGGAACCGACGGCCCCTGCCGCCCCCCGCAAGCCCCGTGGCCCCGCCCGCAGCGGGAGCGGCCAGGGCGATCTGTTCTGA
- a CDS encoding periplasmic heavy metal sensor: protein MILKGRTALAVLVALAASLALNFVGIGYLSALMTREHRPPPPPMAFGLKPFPPEIRERLLVEMRAPDSGIHAAFAAAKAAREKTFAIMRADPLDEAALAAAFAGERAAVSAMIAEGQRNLTDIVKTMPASVRAKIGIGGNRMPDELPDGPPDGGPGGPPPGEAPPP, encoded by the coding sequence ATGATCCTCAAGGGGCGCACCGCGCTCGCCGTCCTCGTCGCGCTCGCCGCCTCCCTGGCCCTCAACTTCGTCGGGATCGGCTATCTGAGCGCCCTGATGACGCGCGAACATCGGCCGCCGCCCCCGCCGATGGCGTTCGGCCTGAAGCCGTTCCCGCCCGAGATCCGCGAGCGGCTCTTGGTCGAGATGCGCGCGCCCGATTCGGGCATTCACGCGGCCTTCGCCGCGGCGAAAGCGGCGCGGGAGAAGACCTTCGCCATCATGCGGGCAGACCCTCTCGACGAAGCAGCCCTTGCGGCGGCGTTCGCGGGCGAACGCGCGGCGGTGTCGGCGATGATCGCCGAAGGACAGCGCAATCTCACCGACATCGTCAAGACGATGCCGGCCTCCGTCCGCGCCAAGATCGGCATCGGCGGCAACCGCATGCCGGACGAGCTTCCCGACGGCCCCCCGGATGGTGGTCCGGGCGGCCCGCCGCCGGGCGAGGCGCCTCCGCCCTGA
- a CDS encoding RNA polymerase sigma factor, producing MVVPAILVLDEPTDFLAVPGKGRTTTAIKSGERRSVALADEDPDLILVRDIAAGHERALTELLRRHGPRIRALASGYSAAQADVDDVVQDTFWTIWRVAGRFEARGVKVSSWITRIAVNRCIDLDRRRKLRRFVGLEDAAEAVDISAAADDELGARATLASVLADIKDLPPRQRAAILIAAEGDRSTADIAESLGVSVGGAEQLLVRARRTLRARLAEREAGSPATTSKGK from the coding sequence ATGGTGGTTCCGGCGATCCTCGTCCTCGACGAGCCGACCGATTTCCTAGCCGTCCCGGGCAAGGGGCGGACGACGACGGCGATCAAGTCTGGAGAACGGCGTAGCGTGGCGTTGGCGGACGAGGATCCGGACCTCATCCTGGTGCGCGACATCGCTGCCGGCCATGAGCGGGCGCTGACCGAGCTTCTGCGCCGCCACGGGCCGCGCATCCGCGCGCTCGCGTCCGGTTACAGCGCCGCCCAAGCGGACGTCGACGACGTCGTGCAGGACACCTTCTGGACCATCTGGCGGGTCGCCGGCCGATTCGAGGCGCGCGGCGTCAAAGTCTCGAGCTGGATCACCCGCATCGCCGTCAACCGCTGCATCGATCTCGACCGCCGCCGCAAGCTGCGGCGTTTCGTCGGGCTGGAAGATGCCGCCGAAGCCGTCGATATCTCGGCCGCCGCGGACGACGAACTCGGCGCGCGGGCGACGCTCGCCTCTGTGCTCGCCGACATCAAGGACTTGCCGCCGCGCCAGCGGGCGGCGATCCTGATCGCTGCGGAAGGTGACCGCTCCACCGCCGACATCGCCGAGAGCCTCGGCGTCAGCGTCGGCGGCGCGGAACAATTGCTGGTCCGGGCCCGCCGCACCTTGCGGGCGCGCCTCGCCGAACGCGAGGCGGGATCGCCCGCCACGACGTCGAAGGGGAAATGA
- a CDS encoding acetoacetate--CoA ligase: protein MTEDMPLWTPSRERVEEAALTAFTALAQERTGRLFPDYDALHAWSVEDPGAFWDLVWDYCGVVGDKGAQRLVDGDKMPGARFFPDAKLNFAENLLRRSDDGDAIVFRGEDKVERRVSWRDLAELVSRLQQALRTVGVGVGDRVAGMLPNLPETIAAMLATASLGATWSSCSPDFGERGVLDRFGQIEPKVLFVVDGYWYAGKRIEVEPKLGPIIAQLPTVTQVVVVPYLETADQVAQRLPKAKSLDLFIKPYHHRPLDYVRVGFGQPLYIMFSSGTTGVPKCIVHCVGGVLLQLLKEHILQSDVRSGDRIFYFTTCGWMMWNWLVAGLAAEATLLLYDGSPFHPHPEVLFDYADAERMTLFGTSAKYIDACQKAGLTPATTHDLSTLRLMASTGSPLAPESFDYVYRDIARDIQLASISGGTDICSCFVLGVPTLPVWRGEIQRPGLGMAIEVWNDEGRPVRQEKGELVCVKPAPSMPIAFWNDPEGKKYHAAYFERFPNVWCHGDFAEITEHGGVIIYGRSDATLNPGGVRIGTAEIYEQVQLVPEVIESLAIGQTWDNDVRVVLFVRLREGVTLDEDLEKRIRTQVRTGASPRHVPAKIVQVADIPRTKSGKITELAVRDVVHGREVKNSEALANPESLALFRDLPQLSD, encoded by the coding sequence ATGACCGAGGACATGCCGCTTTGGACGCCGTCGCGGGAGCGTGTCGAGGAGGCGGCGCTCACCGCCTTCACCGCGTTGGCGCAAGAGCGGACCGGCCGCCTCTTCCCCGATTATGACGCGCTGCACGCCTGGTCCGTCGAGGACCCGGGCGCGTTCTGGGATCTCGTCTGGGATTATTGCGGGGTCGTGGGCGACAAGGGCGCGCAGCGGCTCGTCGACGGCGACAAGATGCCCGGTGCCCGCTTCTTTCCCGACGCAAAGCTCAATTTCGCGGAGAACCTGCTGCGCCGCTCCGACGACGGCGACGCGATCGTCTTCCGCGGCGAGGACAAGGTCGAGCGCCGGGTGAGCTGGCGTGACCTTGCCGAACTGGTGTCGCGCCTACAGCAGGCGCTGCGCACCGTCGGTGTTGGCGTCGGCGACCGCGTCGCCGGCATGCTGCCGAACCTGCCCGAGACGATCGCCGCGATGCTCGCCACCGCCTCGCTCGGCGCGACGTGGTCGTCGTGCTCGCCCGATTTCGGCGAGCGCGGCGTCCTCGACCGGTTCGGCCAGATCGAGCCGAAGGTTCTCTTCGTCGTGGACGGCTATTGGTATGCCGGCAAGCGCATCGAGGTGGAGCCGAAGCTCGGGCCTATCATCGCGCAATTGCCGACCGTGACCCAGGTCGTCGTCGTGCCCTATCTCGAGACGGCGGATCAGGTCGCCCAGCGGCTACCGAAGGCGAAGAGCCTCGATCTCTTCATCAAGCCCTATCACCACCGGCCGCTCGATTATGTGCGGGTCGGCTTCGGCCAGCCGCTCTACATCATGTTCTCGTCCGGCACGACGGGCGTGCCGAAGTGCATCGTCCATTGCGTTGGCGGGGTGCTGCTCCAGCTCCTCAAGGAGCACATCCTGCAGAGCGACGTGCGCTCCGGCGACCGCATCTTCTACTTCACCACGTGCGGCTGGATGATGTGGAACTGGCTCGTCGCCGGCCTCGCGGCGGAGGCGACGCTGCTCCTCTACGACGGCTCGCCGTTCCACCCCCATCCGGAAGTGCTGTTCGATTATGCCGACGCCGAGCGCATGACGCTGTTCGGCACCTCGGCGAAATATATCGATGCCTGCCAGAAGGCGGGGCTGACGCCGGCGACCACCCACGATCTCTCGACGCTGCGCCTGATGGCCTCGACCGGGTCGCCGCTCGCGCCGGAGAGCTTCGACTACGTCTACCGCGACATCGCCCGCGACATTCAGCTCGCCTCGATCTCCGGCGGCACCGACATCTGCTCCTGCTTCGTGCTCGGCGTGCCGACGCTGCCGGTCTGGCGCGGCGAGATCCAGCGCCCCGGTCTCGGCATGGCGATCGAGGTTTGGAACGACGAGGGCCGTCCGGTCCGCCAGGAAAAGGGCGAGCTCGTCTGCGTGAAGCCGGCGCCCTCGATGCCGATCGCCTTCTGGAACGATCCGGAGGGCAAGAAATATCACGCGGCCTATTTCGAGCGCTTTCCGAACGTGTGGTGCCATGGCGACTTCGCCGAGATCACCGAGCACGGCGGCGTCATCATCTACGGCCGCTCGGACGCCACCCTGAACCCGGGCGGGGTCCGGATCGGCACCGCGGAGATCTACGAGCAGGTGCAGCTCGTGCCGGAAGTGATCGAATCGCTCGCGATCGGGCAGACCTGGGACAACGACGTCCGCGTCGTCCTGTTCGTGCGGCTGCGCGAGGGCGTCACCCTCGACGAGGACCTCGAGAAGCGCATCCGGACCCAGGTCCGCACCGGCGCCTCGCCGCGCCACGTGCCGGCGAAGATCGTCCAGGTCGCGGACATCCCGCGCACCAAGTCCGGCAAGATCACCGAACTCGCCGTGCGCGACGTGGTGCACGGACGCGAAGTCAAGAACAGCGAAGCGCTCGCCAACCCGGAATCGCTGGCGCTCTTCCGCGACCTGCCGCAGCTCAGCGATTGA
- a CDS encoding 3-hydroxybutyryl-CoA dehydrogenase codes for MALKTIGIIGAGQMGSGIVHVCALAGYDVLIHDVSTERIQSGLATITGNLARQQSKGHITEEARKAALGHIRAAENLDNLADADLVIESATENEQVKRKIFAQVSPLLKPEAMLATNTSSISITRLAASTDRPERFIGIHFMNPVPVMELVELVRGIATGDETFEAAKTFVAKLGKTIAVAEDFPGFMVNRILLPMINEAIYTLYEGVGTVVAIDTAMRLGANHPMGPLQLADFIGLDTCLSIMQVLYEGLADSKYRPCPLLVKYVEAGWLGRKTQRGFYDYRGEKPVPTR; via the coding sequence ATGGCCCTCAAGACGATCGGAATCATCGGTGCCGGCCAGATGGGTAGCGGCATCGTCCACGTCTGCGCCCTCGCAGGCTACGACGTGCTGATCCACGACGTATCGACGGAGCGGATCCAGTCGGGCCTCGCCACCATCACCGGCAATCTGGCTCGCCAGCAATCGAAGGGTCACATCACCGAAGAGGCTCGCAAGGCCGCCCTCGGCCACATCCGCGCGGCGGAAAATCTCGACAACCTCGCCGATGCCGATCTCGTCATCGAATCCGCGACCGAGAACGAGCAGGTCAAGCGCAAGATCTTCGCCCAGGTCTCGCCGCTGCTGAAGCCGGAGGCGATGCTCGCCACCAACACCTCGTCGATCTCGATCACCCGGCTCGCCGCCTCGACCGACCGGCCGGAGCGCTTCATCGGCATCCACTTCATGAACCCGGTGCCGGTGATGGAGCTCGTCGAGCTCGTGCGCGGCATCGCGACCGGCGACGAGACGTTCGAGGCCGCCAAGACCTTTGTCGCCAAGCTCGGCAAGACCATCGCCGTCGCCGAGGATTTCCCCGGCTTCATGGTCAACCGCATCCTGCTGCCGATGATCAACGAGGCGATCTACACGCTCTACGAGGGCGTCGGCACGGTGGTCGCCATCGACACCGCGATGCGGCTCGGCGCCAACCATCCGATGGGACCGCTCCAGCTCGCCGACTTCATCGGCCTCGATACCTGCCTGTCGATCATGCAGGTGCTCTACGAGGGGCTCGCGGATTCGAAGTACCGCCCCTGCCCGCTGCTCGTGAAATATGTCGAGGCCGGCTGGCTCGGCCGCAAGACGCAGCGCGGCTTCTACGATTATCGCGGCGAGAAGCCCGTCCCGACCCGCTGA
- a CDS encoding cob(I)yrinic acid a,c-diamide adenosyltransferase, which yields MVVLNRIYTRTGDDGSTALGTGERRSKADLRVSAYGTVDELNATIGLARLHTRDHADLDAVLGRIQNELFDLGADLATPEGPADTSPRGALRIVASQVDRLEADIDRFNARLTPLRSFVLPGGSALAANLHLARTICRRAEREIVALADREPVNGAALHYVNRLSDFLFVAGRIANEDGAGDVLWVPGATR from the coding sequence TTGGTCGTTCTGAACCGCATCTACACCCGCACCGGCGACGACGGCTCGACGGCCCTCGGCACCGGCGAGCGCCGCTCCAAGGCGGATCTGCGCGTCTCCGCCTACGGCACGGTGGACGAACTCAACGCGACGATCGGCCTCGCCCGGCTCCACACCCGGGACCACGCGGATCTCGACGCCGTGCTCGGCCGCATCCAGAACGAATTGTTCGATCTCGGCGCCGACCTCGCCACTCCCGAGGGGCCGGCCGACACCTCACCCCGCGGGGCGCTTCGGATCGTCGCCTCCCAGGTCGACCGGCTCGAGGCCGACATCGACCGCTTCAACGCACGCCTCACGCCGCTGCGCTCCTTCGTGCTGCCGGGCGGCTCGGCGCTCGCTGCCAATCTTCACCTCGCCCGCACGATCTGCCGCCGCGCCGAGCGCGAGATCGTCGCCCTCGCCGACCGCGAGCCGGTCAACGGCGCCGCCCTGCATTATGTGAACCGTCTCTCGGATTTCCTGTTCGTCGCCGGGCGCATCGCGAACGAGGACGGTGCCGGCGACGTCTTGTGGGTGCCGGGCGCGACGCGCTGA
- a CDS encoding twin transmembrane helix small protein, with amino-acid sequence MAGVFYHLVPVAIFAVAVVLVLGLWNMIRGGHPNLSQRLMRLRILLQAVAIVIILLALLLAGR; translated from the coding sequence TTGGCCGGCGTGTTCTATCATCTGGTGCCCGTCGCGATCTTCGCGGTGGCCGTCGTCCTGGTGCTCGGCCTCTGGAACATGATCCGGGGCGGGCATCCGAACCTGTCGCAGCGCCTGATGCGGCTGCGCATTCTGCTGCAGGCGGTCGCGATCGTCATCATCCTGCTCGCGCTGCTGCTCGCCGGACGCTAG
- a CDS encoding TspO/MBR family protein: MTDQTADPKVHPSPLKPGGLGDILTLIGCLALTLAIGAVASAATLPAIPTWYATLQKPFFTPPNAVFGPVWTVLYIMIAVSLWRTIRAPAAAADRRRALTFQAAQLVANFAWSFAFFGAHNPILGLVVIVALDLSLIATIAATRRVDRPAALLLVPYLLWVLYATALNGAIVALNG, translated from the coding sequence ATGACCGACCAAACCGCCGATCCGAAGGTCCACCCCAGCCCGCTCAAGCCCGGCGGCCTCGGCGACATCCTGACCCTCATTGGCTGCCTCGCCCTGACCCTGGCCATCGGAGCGGTGGCGAGCGCGGCGACGCTTCCGGCGATTCCGACCTGGTACGCGACCCTCCAGAAGCCGTTCTTCACCCCGCCGAACGCGGTGTTCGGCCCGGTCTGGACGGTGCTCTACATCATGATCGCCGTGTCGCTGTGGCGCACCATCCGTGCGCCGGCCGCGGCCGCCGACCGGCGCCGGGCCCTCACCTTCCAGGCCGCCCAGCTCGTCGCCAACTTCGCCTGGTCGTTCGCCTTCTTCGGCGCCCACAACCCCATTCTCGGGCTCGTCGTCATCGTGGCGCTCGATCTCAGCCTGATCGCGACGATCGCCGCCACGCGGCGCGTCGACCGGCCCGCCGCCCTCCTCCTCGTCCCCTATCTCCTCTGGGTGCTCTATGCGACGGCGCTGAACGGCGCCATTGTCGCCCTCAACGGCTGA